One genomic window of Paenisporosarcina antarctica includes the following:
- the sigG gene encoding RNA polymerase sporulation sigma factor SigG: MIRTKVELCGVDTSKLPVLSNEVMTQTFIRLQSGDEFAKDELVMGNLRLVLSLVQRFAYRGEQADDLFQVGCIGLIKSIENFDLKHNVRFSTYAVPMIIGEIKRHLRDHHPVRVSRSLRDIAYKSMRAKEQFITENLHEPTLQQLSVLTEIPREDILFALDAIQEPISLQEPIYHDGGDPVFMLDQLRDEQVSEESWSSYVFIKESISKLDIREQKILAKRYYYGETQTEIAKELGISQAQISRLEKHAIRVIQEQYNIDSH; this comes from the coding sequence ATGATACGAACAAAAGTAGAATTATGTGGTGTGGATACATCAAAGCTACCTGTTTTATCAAACGAAGTGATGACACAAACCTTTATACGATTGCAAAGTGGTGATGAATTTGCAAAAGATGAACTAGTAATGGGGAATTTACGATTAGTCCTTAGTTTAGTTCAACGATTTGCTTATAGAGGAGAACAAGCAGACGACTTATTTCAGGTAGGGTGTATAGGCTTAATAAAATCAATTGAAAACTTTGATTTAAAACACAATGTAAGGTTTTCCACGTATGCAGTCCCGATGATTATCGGGGAAATCAAAAGACATTTACGTGATCATCATCCAGTTCGTGTATCGAGATCTTTGCGTGATATTGCCTATAAGTCGATGAGAGCAAAAGAACAGTTTATTACAGAAAATTTACATGAACCAACTTTACAACAACTTTCAGTGTTAACCGAAATACCTCGTGAAGATATCTTATTTGCTTTAGATGCAATTCAAGAGCCTATCTCATTGCAAGAACCAATATATCATGACGGTGGAGATCCAGTTTTCATGCTTGATCAGTTACGAGATGAGCAAGTATCCGAAGAAAGCTGGTCGAGTTATGTATTTATTAAAGAAAGTATAAGTAAGTTAGATATTCGTGAACAAAAAATATTGGCTAAGCGTTATTATTACGGAGAGACTCAAACTGAAATTGCTAAAGAATTGGGTATTTCACAAGCACAAATTTCTAGACTTGAGAAGCATGCGATTCGTGTCATTCAAGAACAATACAATATTGATTCACATTAA
- a CDS encoding PRC-barrel domain-containing protein, giving the protein MKFTDIQQKEFIEASDGKMLGYVNDARISKEKGVIESFFLAEPKKMLELFSGNRPTTVIRLSDIKVIGKDVVIVQSRGSEPDKN; this is encoded by the coding sequence ATGAAATTTACCGATATCCAACAAAAAGAATTTATTGAAGCGAGTGATGGAAAAATGCTCGGTTATGTTAATGATGCACGAATATCAAAAGAAAAAGGAGTAATAGAATCTTTTTTCCTAGCAGAACCTAAAAAAATGTTAGAATTATTTTCTGGAAATCGTCCAACTACTGTAATCAGATTATCAGATATTAAAGTCATTGGAAAAGATGTAGTTATCGTACAATCTAGAGGCTCAGAACCGGATAAAAATTGA
- a CDS encoding YggS family pyridoxal phosphate-dependent enzyme, with translation MRIDHKLQQIQNQIYQACTRVNRSISDVHIVAVTKSVSIERTEEALQAGLNHLGENRPEGLLTKQAVITTAARWHYIGSLQTRKVKQVINSISVLHSLDRLSLADEIQKRADHTIDCFVQVNVSREEAKHGIELKDVQSFIESLNEHDRIRVIGLMTMAPHTANDEVIRSLFKSLKDMQLKIASNNYPYAPCTELSMGMSNDFEIAIEEGATYVRIGTALVGDESEDVI, from the coding sequence ATGCGAATTGATCATAAACTTCAACAAATACAAAATCAAATTTACCAAGCATGCACACGAGTCAATCGTTCTATTTCGGATGTTCATATTGTAGCAGTTACAAAGTCTGTATCAATTGAACGTACTGAAGAAGCATTACAAGCTGGTCTAAATCATCTTGGTGAAAATCGACCAGAAGGCTTACTAACTAAACAAGCAGTAATTACAACAGCTGCACGTTGGCATTATATCGGTTCTTTACAAACACGAAAAGTGAAACAAGTTATTAATAGTATATCTGTATTGCATTCACTTGACCGACTAAGTTTAGCTGACGAGATTCAAAAAAGAGCGGATCACACAATTGATTGCTTCGTTCAAGTCAATGTTTCAAGAGAAGAAGCGAAACATGGCATAGAGTTAAAAGATGTACAATCATTTATTGAATCGTTAAATGAACATGATCGAATACGAGTTATCGGCTTAATGACGATGGCACCGCACACTGCAAACGACGAAGTCATTCGTTCTTTGTTTAAATCATTAAAAGACATGCAGTTAAAAATTGCTAGCAACAATTATCCGTATGCTCCGTGTACAGAATTGTCTATGGGTATGTCAAATGACTTTGAAATCGCAATAGAAGAAGGTGCAACATATGTGCGAATTGGTACAGCACTAGTCGGAGACGAAAGTGAGGATGTTATATGA
- the sigE gene encoding RNA polymerase sporulation sigma factor SigE has protein sequence MLIRIWHKLIGLWSKWRSKGTYYIGGSESLPHPMNREEEAKTIEAFMNGNLIARDTLIERNLRLVVYIARRFDNTGTNIEDLISIGSIGLIKAIETFNPEKKIKLATYASRCIENEILMHLRKTSRLKSEVSFDEPLNSDADGNELLLSDILGTDEHIITEDVEKKIERQFMFSAINLLEKREKYIMECRFGLNGQEEMTQKEVADMLGISQSYISRLEKKIIHDLRLELNQPTS, from the coding sequence TTGTTAATCAGAATTTGGCACAAACTTATTGGACTGTGGAGTAAATGGCGCAGCAAAGGAACATATTATATTGGTGGTAGTGAATCATTACCACATCCGATGAATCGTGAAGAAGAAGCAAAAACGATTGAAGCATTTATGAATGGTAATTTAATTGCTCGTGATACATTGATAGAACGTAATTTGAGGCTTGTTGTATATATTGCAAGACGTTTTGATAACACTGGAACAAATATTGAAGATTTAATTAGTATTGGTTCAATTGGTTTAATCAAAGCGATTGAAACTTTTAACCCAGAGAAAAAGATTAAACTCGCTACGTATGCTTCACGCTGTATTGAAAATGAAATTTTGATGCATCTTCGAAAAACGAGCCGCTTGAAATCAGAAGTATCTTTTGATGAACCATTGAATTCAGATGCTGATGGTAATGAATTACTACTGTCTGATATTTTAGGGACAGATGAACATATAATTACGGAGGATGTAGAGAAAAAAATCGAACGACAATTTATGTTTTCAGCTATTAATTTATTAGAAAAACGTGAAAAATACATTATGGAGTGTCGTTTTGGTTTAAACGGTCAAGAAGAAATGACTCAAAAAGAAGTAGCAGATATGCTTGGTATTTCACAATCGTATATATCTCGTTTAGAAAAGAAAATAATACATGACTTACGATTAGAGCTGAACCAACCGACTTCATAA
- a CDS encoding cell division protein SepF: MSMKNKFKNFFYLEEEDENEAPKTNNRKNEFQQMSQPTIRKTVKERRGVQIESNSTSNSSNLVSLQNLQKSSKVILVEPRVYAEAQDISEHLKNKRAVVVNLQRIEKDQGIRIVDFLSGTVYALGGDIQRIGTDIFLCAPDTVEVDGAISDYFYDDIQ; this comes from the coding sequence ATGAGTATGAAAAATAAATTTAAAAACTTTTTTTACTTGGAAGAAGAAGATGAAAATGAAGCTCCAAAAACAAATAACCGCAAAAATGAATTTCAACAAATGTCTCAACCTACAATTCGTAAAACTGTAAAAGAAAGAAGAGGAGTTCAAATAGAATCAAACTCAACTTCAAATTCATCAAATCTAGTAAGTCTACAAAACTTACAAAAATCTTCAAAAGTAATATTAGTTGAACCTCGTGTTTATGCAGAAGCGCAAGATATTTCAGAGCATTTAAAAAACAAGCGGGCTGTTGTCGTAAATTTACAACGTATTGAAAAAGATCAAGGAATCCGAATTGTGGATTTTTTAAGTGGAACCGTGTATGCTTTAGGCGGAGATATTCAACGTATTGGCACGGATATTTTCTTATGTGCACCTGATACTGTCGAAGTAGATGGAGCGATTTCGGACTATTTTTATGATGATATACAATAA